The Coccidioides posadasii str. Silveira chromosome 3, complete sequence genome contains a region encoding:
- a CDS encoding uncharacterized protein (CAZy:CE4~SECRETED:SignalP(1-26)~EggNog:ENOG410PK45~COG:G~BUSCO:8238at33183): MAPECLVAVYRAVTLCLALLNISTFAAPMRPFVEPLVIDTFDVPGSNNLEGWAGPDEGMPAEYGPGYLHLTPSDPDMNFHTRLGPYCLDMSEYMNMYLHISFSGTDKFTVSLTQNNEWCDQTRAPYPETWDSLEAARYSAGGDIYMPLHHFNIDFSRVNSVAFNGFYTRKPAILYKVEITSDVPEDFEVPVKLPSGTLAVKCKRPNSFAFGIDDGRPEFAQEVIQILEEEDIKVTFFTVGNGLLDQTSNFTETYRDMLSRGHQVALHTFSHPAVEGLSSLEEIDSEITENIKTMKEQLGIESRYFRPPFGVVGARTRQRLAEHIESPYIITWSVDIEDWLWAHSPTPEKQYEAFKRDLEKGGDLAVMHFLHRSTVDYFKDVFQLVKASGKQIMRVDQCMEDPDAPPLKDSS, encoded by the exons ATGGCCCCCGAATGCCTGGTGGCTGTTTACCGGGCTGTGACCCTCTGCTTGGCGCTTTTGAATATTTCCACCTTTGCAGCTCCAATGCGGCCGTTCGTAGAACCTCTGGTTATTGATACCTTTGACGTACCCGGATCCAACAACCTCGAAGGATGGGCCGGGCCAGATGAAGGAATGCCGGCCGAATACGGTCCTGGATACTTGCATCTTACTCCATCAGATCCAGATATGAACTTCCACACCAGACTCGGCCCTTACTGCTTGGACATGTCGGAGTACATGAACATGTATCTCCACATCTCTTTCTCCGGCACCGATAAGTTCACAGTTTCTCTTACGCAGAACAACGAATGGTGTGATCAAACCAGAGCCCCTTATCCCGAAACGTGGGACTCTCTCGAAGCAGCGCGTTACTCTGCCGGTGGGGACATTTACATGCCGCTTCACCACTTCAACATCGATTTCTCCCGGGTAAACTCTGTCGCCTTTAACGGTTTCTATACCAGGAAGCCGGCGATACTGTATAAGGTTGAGATCACGTCTGATGTGCCTGAGGATTTTGAGGTTCCAGTCAAGCTTCCTAGTGGCACATTGGCTGTCAAATGCAAGCGACCCAATTCCTTTGCCTTTGGGATCGATGATGGTCGTCCAGAGTTTGCACAAGAAGTGATCCAGATATTAGAGGAAGAGGATATCAAAGTTACCTTCTTCACAGTCGGAAATGGGCTGCTAGATCAGACTTCAAATTTCACGGAAACATACCGTGACATGTTGTCTCGTGGTCATCAGGTCGCTTTGCACACATTCTCTCACCCTGC GGTGGAAGGACTTTCCTCGCTTGAAGAGATTGATTCAGAAATAACCGAAAACATCAAGACCATGAAAGAGCAGTTGGGAATTGAGA GCCGATACTTCCGACCTCCGTTCGGTGTCGTTGGTGCAAGGACTAGGCAGCGACTCGCCGAACATATTGAAAGTCCGTACATCATCACTTGGAGTGTCGATATTGAAGACTGGCTTTGGGCGCACTCACCAACTCCCGAGAAGCAGTATGAAGCTTTCAAACGGGATCTCGAAAAGGGTGGTGATCTCGCTGTCATGCATTTCTTGCATCGCTCCACGGTTGATTATTTCAAAGACGTCTTTCAGCTTGTCAAGGCAAGTGGCAAGCAGATCATGAGGGTAGATCAATGCATGGAGGACCCGGATGCTCCTCCGTTGAAGGACAGCTCTTGA